The following are encoded in a window of Impatiens glandulifera chromosome 5, dImpGla2.1, whole genome shotgun sequence genomic DNA:
- the LOC124937554 gene encoding phosphatidylinositol 4-phosphate 5-kinase 9: MSGPVAIDGSVGGLSFSDRTRSLDAISFDRDSLSLLTNVESSETVAFRVGEVLLTNGESYSGSLNGNMPEGSGRYVWSDGCTYEGEWTSGMRQGFGKLHWPSGANYEGEFFGNYMHGTGTFIGSDNILFKGRWKLNRKHGLGYQIYPSGDVFEGSWIQGTPEGPGKYTWDNGNVYLGNMKGGKMSGKGKLTWVNGDSYEGTWLNGIMHGFGAYTWSDGGCYVGTWTRGLKDGKGAFYPKGSRLQAVQEVYLNALRKKGLLPDLRKHSQVSHTSVDIGNGKGTGNLINLQQSHRNNVSLERRWSMEVSIEKVIGHDLSRSFSENGESGENNSSDYAPILEREYMQGVLISEVVLNNSFSSSSRRARRRQRKLSKEVKRPGEAIIKGHRSYDLMLNLQLGIRYTVGKITPIPRREVRTSDFAPRASFWMNFPSQGSQLTPPHQSEDFRWKDYCPMVFRNLREMFKIDAADYMMSICGNDALRELSSPGKSGSVFFLSQDDRFMIKTLRKSEVKVLLRMLPAYHSHVRTYENTLITKFFGLHRIKPSSGQKFRFVVMGNMFCTELRIHRRFDLKGSSLGRSADKVEIDENTILKDLDLKYCFYLEPTWQEVLFKQIETDSKFLEAQHIMDYSLLLGVHYRAPQHLTSTRFSNNRGQTADGLGSVAEEPNDDEISSYPQGLVLVPRGSDDGSVVVGPHIRGSRLRAASATGEEEVDLLLPGTARLQIQLGVNMPSRAELLPGKEDDFVHEVYDVVLYLGIIDILQDYTIGKRIEHAYKSVQFDSISISAVDPTFYSQRFLEFIRAKVFPPIVA, from the exons ATGTCTGGCCCCGTGGCCATTGATGGTAGTGTAGGCGGACTTTCTTTTTCCGACAGAACAAGATCTCTTGACGCCATTTCATTCGACAGAGATTCTTTATCTCTACTGACAAATGTTGAATCCTCAGAAACAGTTGCCTTTCGGGTTGGAGAAGTCTTACTCACCAATGGGGAATCTTATTCCGGTTCCCTTAATGGTAACATGCCTGAGGGTTCAGGTCGATATGTCTGGTCTGACGGTTGTACTTATGAAGGAGAGTGGACAAGTGGGATGAGGCAGGGTTTTGGGAAACTCCATTGGCCTTCTGGAGCCAATTACGAAGGTGAATTCTTCGGAAACTATATGCATGGAACAGGAACCTTTATTGGATCTGACAACATTTTGTTCAAGGGTCGTTGGAAATTGAATAGGAAACATGGATTGGGATATCAAATTTATCCTAGTGGAGATGTTTTCGAGGGCTCGTGGATTCAAGGGACTCCGGAAGGGCCTGGCAAGTACACTTGGGATAATGGAAACGTCTATTTGGGAAATATGAAAGGAGGGAAAATGTCGGGTAAAGGAAAACTTACTTGGGTAAACGGGGATTCTTACGAAGGGACTTGGTTAAATGGAATCATGCATGGTTTTGGAGCGTATACTTGGAGTGATGGCGGTTGTTATGTTGGAACTTGGACTAGAGGTTTAAAAGATGGAAAAGGCGCGTTTTATCCTAAAGGAAGTAGGCTTCAGGCTGTTCAAGAAGTTTACTTGAATGCATTGAGGAAAAAAGGTTTGTTACCGGATTTGAGAAAGCATAGTCAAGTTTCACATACTTCTGTTGATATTGGAAATGGAAAAGGTACAGGAAACTTGATAAATCTTCAGCAATCACATAGGAATAATGTGTCTTTGGAACGGCGATGGAGTATGGAGGTTTCTATTGAGAAAGTTATTGGTCATGATTTATCAAGGAGTTTTTCTGAAAATGGAGAAAGTGGTGAAAATAATAGCTCTGATTATGCGCCTATTCTCGAAAGGGAGTATATGCAAGGTGTTTTGATTAGTGAGgttgttttaaataatagtttttctTCGTCATCTAGAAGGGCGAGAAGGCGACAAAGGAAACTGTCGAAGGAGGTTAAGAGGCCCGGTGAAGCAATTATCAAAGGCCATAGGAGTTATGACTTGATGCTCAATCTGCAGCTTGGAATCAG GTATACAGTTGGGAAAATAACACCCATACCAAGGCGAGAAGTTAGGACATCAGATTTTGCCCCTCGAGCAAGCTTTTGGATGAACTTTCCTAGTCAAGGTTCACAATTGACACCGCCTCATCAATCCGAGGATTTTAGGTGGAAAGATTATTGCCCAATGGTTTTCAG GAACCTGAGGGAGATGTTTAAGATTGATGCTGCTGATTATATGATGTCCATCTGTGGAAATGACGCTCTTAGAGAACTTTCCTCTCCTGGAAAAAGTGGAAGTGTGTTCTTTCTGTCTCAGGACGATCGATTCATGATCAAGACATTAAGAAAATCTGAAGTAAAG GTTCTATTGCGGATGCTTCCTGCTTATCATAGTCATGTGCGAACCTATGAGAACACGCTAATAACAAAATTCTTCGGTCTACACAGGATCAAACCTTCTAGTGGTCAAAAG TTTCGCTTTGTGGTCATGGGAAACATGTTCTGCACAGAATTACGGATCCATCGCAGGTTTGATTTAAAAGGATCTTCCCTTGGACGTTCTGCTGACAAAGTTGAAATTGACGAAAATACAATACTTAAAGATCTTGATCTGAAATATTGCTTTTATTTGGAACCAACATGGCAAGAGGTTCTTTTCAA GCAGATCGAAACAGACAGTAAGTTTTTGGAAGCACAACATATAATGGATTATAGTCTTCTATTGGGTGTTCATTACCGGGCACCTCAGCACTTGACGTCGACTCGCTTCTCTAACAACAGAGGTCAAACGGCTGATGGGTTGGGAAGTGTTGCAGAAG AACCAAATGATGACGAAATATCGAGCTACCCGCAAGGGCTAGTTCTGGTTCCGAGGGGATCGGATGATGGTAGTGTCGTGGTAGGCCCACATATAAGAGGTAGCCGATTGCGAGCTGCTTCGGCTACTGGTGAGGAAGAAGTAGATTTACTTCTTCCTGGTACTGCAAG GCTTCAAATCCAACTTGGAGTGAACATGCCATCAAGAGCAGAACTTCTTCCAGGAAAAGAGGACGATTTTGTTCACGAAGTGTACGATGTTGTACTGTACCTCGGTATTATAGACATATTGCAGGACTACACCATAGGGAAGAGGATCGAGCATGCATACAAATCAGTTCAATTCGATTCCATATCGATATCTGCTGTTGACCCGACATTCTACTCTCAACGCTTCTTGGAGTTCATTCGGGCTAAGGTTTTCCCTCCAATTGTCGCCTGA